Proteins from a genomic interval of Bradyrhizobium sp. CCBAU 53340:
- the glgB gene encoding 1,4-alpha-glucan branching protein GlgB — MPKLPAEAYAIIEGRHSDPFHYLGMHPEGGRSVVRAFLPEASNVEAVGEHGEVARLDRVHASGLFIGALPNGSRHYQLRAKFGDNVVEFEDAYRFPPILTDFDLYLLGEGTHQRLYDKLGAHPMRLEGIDGIGFVVLAPNARRVSVVGDFNFWDGRRHPMRVRGAGYWELFIPNAKAGDHYKFEIIGPHGHLLPLKSDPMAFASEVRPKTASIVFDEAHLPRPRPAPDGINALSAPMSIYEVHLGSWRRKDGNEWLTYRELAEQLPAYARDMGFTHLEFLPVSEHPFDGSWGYQPTGLYAPTSRFGGPEDFAALVDACHREGIGVLLDWVPGHFPDDPHGLGSFDGTALYEHANPLQGRHLDWGTLIYNYGRTEVTNFLVSNALFWLERYAIDGLRVDAVASMLYLDYSRPPGAWVPNQYGGRENIEAINFLRRFNTELFARFPQATTAAEESTAWPQVSRPVEFGGLGFGYKWNMGWMHDTLNYISKDPIHRKYHHGEILFGLHYAFSENFILPLSHDEVVHGKRSIFGRMPGDEWQRFANLRAYYSFMFGHPGKKLLFMGGEIAQSREWNHDQSLDWHLLEYKYHSGVQALVRDLNRLYRAVPALHQMDCDQAGFEWLITDDANRNVFAWLRKGFDEHARCLVVINFSPNVYRNYRVRVPFAGKWKEVFNSDSAHYGGTNVGNIGEVQTVDGKAPELRLTIPPLAAIFLVPES; from the coding sequence CTCGGGATGCATCCCGAGGGCGGTAGAAGCGTGGTGCGCGCCTTCCTGCCAGAGGCCTCCAATGTCGAGGCCGTCGGTGAGCACGGCGAGGTGGCGAGGCTCGATCGCGTCCACGCGTCAGGCCTGTTCATCGGCGCCCTGCCCAACGGCTCCAGGCACTACCAGCTTCGCGCCAAATTCGGTGACAATGTCGTCGAGTTCGAGGACGCCTATCGCTTTCCGCCGATCCTGACCGATTTCGACCTCTATTTGCTCGGCGAAGGCACCCATCAGCGTCTCTACGACAAGCTCGGTGCGCACCCGATGCGGCTGGAAGGCATCGACGGCATCGGCTTCGTCGTGCTGGCGCCGAACGCGCGGCGCGTGTCCGTGGTCGGCGATTTCAATTTCTGGGACGGGCGGCGGCACCCGATGCGGGTGCGCGGCGCCGGCTATTGGGAATTGTTCATCCCGAACGCCAAGGCGGGCGACCATTACAAATTCGAGATCATCGGGCCGCACGGCCATCTGCTGCCGCTGAAATCCGATCCCATGGCGTTCGCGAGCGAAGTTCGGCCGAAGACTGCGTCGATCGTGTTCGACGAGGCGCATTTGCCGCGGCCGCGGCCGGCCCCTGACGGCATCAACGCGCTGTCGGCGCCGATGTCGATCTACGAGGTCCATCTCGGCTCGTGGCGACGCAAGGACGGCAATGAATGGCTGACCTATCGCGAGCTCGCCGAGCAATTGCCGGCCTATGCCCGCGACATGGGTTTTACGCATCTCGAATTCCTGCCCGTGAGCGAGCATCCGTTCGACGGCTCCTGGGGTTATCAGCCGACCGGGCTCTATGCGCCGACCAGCCGGTTCGGCGGACCTGAGGATTTTGCCGCGCTGGTCGACGCCTGCCATCGCGAGGGCATCGGCGTGCTGCTCGACTGGGTGCCCGGTCATTTCCCCGACGATCCGCACGGGCTCGGCAGCTTCGACGGCACTGCGCTGTACGAGCATGCCAATCCGCTGCAGGGCCGCCATCTCGACTGGGGTACGCTGATCTACAATTACGGCCGCACCGAAGTGACCAACTTCCTGGTGTCGAACGCGCTGTTCTGGTTGGAGCGCTACGCGATCGACGGCCTGCGCGTCGATGCGGTTGCGTCCATGCTCTATCTCGACTACAGCCGCCCGCCTGGCGCCTGGGTTCCGAACCAGTATGGCGGCCGCGAGAATATCGAGGCGATCAACTTCCTGCGCCGTTTCAACACCGAATTGTTTGCTCGCTTCCCGCAGGCAACCACGGCGGCGGAAGAATCCACAGCGTGGCCGCAGGTCTCGCGCCCGGTCGAATTCGGCGGGCTCGGCTTCGGTTACAAGTGGAACATGGGCTGGATGCACGACACGCTGAACTACATCAGCAAGGATCCGATCCACCGCAAATATCACCACGGCGAAATCCTGTTCGGCCTGCACTACGCTTTCTCTGAAAACTTCATCCTGCCGCTGTCGCATGACGAGGTCGTTCACGGCAAGCGCTCGATCTTCGGCCGCATGCCCGGCGATGAGTGGCAGCGCTTTGCGAATTTGCGCGCCTATTACAGCTTCATGTTCGGCCATCCCGGCAAGAAGCTGTTGTTCATGGGCGGCGAGATCGCACAGAGCCGCGAATGGAATCACGACCAGTCGCTCGACTGGCACCTGCTTGAATACAAATACCATTCCGGCGTCCAGGCGCTGGTCCGCGACCTCAACCGGCTCTATCGCGCGGTGCCGGCGCTGCACCAGATGGATTGCGACCAGGCCGGCTTCGAATGGCTGATCACTGACGATGCCAACCGCAACGTGTTCGCCTGGCTGCGCAAGGGCTTTGACGAGCACGCGCGGTGTCTCGTGGTCATCAACTTCTCGCCCAACGTCTATCGCAATTACCGTGTGCGCGTGCCCTTCGCCGGCAAGTGGAAAGAGGTGTTCAACTCGGACTCCGCCCATTATGGCGGCACCAATGTCGGGAACATCGGCGAGGTTCAGACCGTTGACGGCAAGGCGCCCGAGCTCCGCCTCACCATTCCGCCACTCGCCGCGATCTTCCTCGTTCCGGAAAGCTGA
- the glgX gene encoding glycogen debranching protein GlgX: MRLTAGSPARLGASWDGRGTNFALFSAHAQKVELCLFDTQGRRELERIELPERTEDVWHGYLNDVSPGQLYGYRVHGPYEPEHGHRFNANKLLLDPYAKRLAGRLVWSDAHFAYRTGSAREDLSFDRRDNARGMPKAVVVDETFNWGRREIRPNIPWEDTIIYEAHVKGLTQKRDDVPPNLRGTYGGLSSPAMIEHLKKLGVTTVELLPIHSFVDDRILVEKKLANYWGYNTLSFFAPEQRYAQDNALDSFRTTVARLHDAGIEVMLDVVYNHTAEGNHLGPTLCYRGIDNASYYWLNRENPRYYDDFTGCGSSVNLTHPRVLQMVMDSLRYWVEVCHVDGFRFDLATTLARGPNGFDRGISFLTAIRQDPVLATVKLVAEPWDLGLGGYQVGAFPSQWSEWNDRYRSAMRRYWSGEGSLIGDISSRMTASSDLFNHDGRRPRASINHITVHDGFTLADLFSYNEKHNEANGEDNRDGSNDNHSNNCGVEGPTDDPNILALRRQLRKNALACLMLAQGVPLILAGDEVGNTQSGNNNAYCQDNEVGWVGWDNLGKDDDDMVDFVAGLTDIRHRFSQLRSHRWLDGRPKDGISYGALWLTPEGNEMTESDWTFPDGRFLSYVMGPMEPGRAAIFIVLNAAPEEIAFKLPKMTEYKSWQQILNTTDAKLNSIDFLPGSDSKAPPRSVLAFAGAL, encoded by the coding sequence ATGCGTCTGACTGCTGGATCGCCCGCGCGTCTCGGGGCAAGCTGGGACGGACGCGGCACCAACTTCGCGCTGTTCTCAGCCCATGCGCAGAAGGTCGAGCTCTGCCTGTTCGACACGCAAGGCCGACGCGAGCTCGAGCGCATCGAGCTGCCTGAACGTACCGAAGATGTCTGGCATGGCTATCTCAACGACGTCTCGCCTGGCCAGCTCTACGGCTATCGCGTGCACGGCCCCTATGAGCCCGAGCACGGTCACCGCTTCAACGCCAACAAGCTGCTGCTCGATCCCTACGCCAAGCGCCTTGCCGGGCGGCTGGTCTGGAGCGATGCGCATTTCGCCTATCGCACCGGCTCGGCACGCGAGGATTTGTCGTTCGACCGGCGCGACAATGCGCGCGGCATGCCCAAGGCCGTCGTGGTCGACGAGACCTTCAACTGGGGCCGGCGCGAGATCCGGCCCAACATCCCCTGGGAAGACACCATCATCTACGAGGCCCACGTCAAGGGCCTGACGCAGAAGCGTGACGACGTGCCGCCAAATCTGCGCGGCACCTATGGCGGCCTGTCGTCGCCGGCGATGATCGAACATTTGAAGAAGCTCGGCGTCACGACCGTCGAACTGCTGCCGATCCACAGCTTCGTCGACGACCGCATCCTGGTGGAGAAGAAGCTCGCCAATTACTGGGGCTACAACACGCTGTCCTTCTTCGCGCCGGAGCAGCGCTATGCCCAGGACAACGCGCTGGATTCCTTCCGCACCACGGTGGCGCGCCTGCACGATGCCGGCATCGAAGTGATGCTAGATGTCGTCTACAACCACACCGCCGAAGGCAACCATCTCGGCCCGACGCTGTGCTATCGCGGCATCGACAATGCCTCCTATTACTGGCTGAACCGCGAGAACCCGCGCTATTACGACGACTTCACCGGCTGCGGCTCCTCGGTGAACCTGACCCATCCGCGCGTGCTGCAGATGGTGATGGATAGCCTGCGCTACTGGGTCGAGGTCTGCCATGTCGATGGTTTTCGCTTCGACCTTGCCACCACGCTCGCGCGCGGGCCCAATGGTTTTGATCGCGGCATCTCATTCCTCACCGCGATCCGCCAGGACCCTGTGCTCGCCACCGTCAAGCTCGTCGCCGAGCCGTGGGACCTTGGCCTCGGCGGCTACCAGGTCGGCGCCTTCCCATCGCAATGGTCGGAGTGGAACGATCGCTATCGCAGCGCCATGCGCCGCTACTGGAGCGGCGAAGGCAGCCTGATCGGCGACATCTCCAGCCGCATGACGGCGTCCTCGGACCTGTTCAATCATGACGGCCGGCGGCCGCGCGCCAGCATCAACCACATCACCGTCCATGACGGGTTCACGCTGGCCGACCTCTTCAGCTACAACGAGAAGCACAACGAGGCCAACGGCGAGGACAATCGCGACGGCTCCAACGACAACCACAGCAACAATTGCGGCGTCGAGGGCCCGACCGACGATCCGAATATCCTGGCGCTGCGGCGGCAGCTGCGCAAGAACGCGCTGGCCTGCCTGATGCTGGCGCAGGGCGTTCCGCTGATCCTCGCCGGCGACGAGGTCGGCAACACGCAATCCGGCAACAACAACGCCTATTGCCAGGACAACGAGGTCGGTTGGGTCGGCTGGGACAATCTTGGCAAGGACGACGACGACATGGTCGATTTCGTCGCCGGTCTCACCGACATTCGCCATCGCTTCTCGCAGCTTCGCAGCCATCGCTGGCTCGACGGCCGGCCCAAGGACGGCATCTCCTACGGCGCGCTGTGGCTGACGCCCGAAGGCAACGAGATGACCGAGAGCGACTGGACATTCCCGGATGGGCGGTTCCTCTCTTATGTGATGGGTCCGATGGAACCGGGCCGGGCGGCGATCTTTATCGTATTGAACGCCGCCCCCGAAGAAATCGCATTCAAATTGCCCAAAATGACCGAATACAAGAGCTGGCAGCAAATCCTGAACACGACGGATGCCAAGCTGAACAGCATTGATTTCCTGCCCGGAAGCGACAGCAAGGCGCCGCCGCGCTCCGTGCTCGCCTTCGCGGGGGCGTTATGA
- the treZ gene encoding malto-oligosyltrehalose trehalohydrolase, with translation MRPSFGAKPTKDGVSFRLWAPGARRVDLLLDRRHAMQRRQDGWYVAEIGGLPVGSPYKFRIDDEIDVPDPASAFQPEDVFGPSEVIDHDGFAWRAKDWRGRPWEETVLVETHVGTFTREGSYRAMIDKLDHLVATGITALELMPLADFAGRCGWGYDGVLWYAPDSAYGRPEDLKTLIDEAHLRGLMVFLDVVYNHFGPEGNYLGRYAPSFFTDAHTPWGSAIDYRVPQVRAFAVENALSWLTDYRFDGLRLDAANHIMAIPGEQSMLQDLSVATGELARVTGRRIHLVLENGDNRASLLDAAQEPPGGKYRAQWNDDYHHVWHVMLTGEHAGYYADYQTPRMDLARALASGFVYQGEISEFWGKKPRGEASGALPPATFVNFLQNHDQIGNRPLGDRLESLASPRAIEAALAVTLLAPMVPMLFQGEEWGSQVPFPFFCDFQGGLADAVRKGRKQEYAWAYAKFGDEVPDPLDPATPQSAVLDWTGRSPQQEARLGLVRELLALRRKEIMPRLKGARFGDAEAVDNGLLTAHWHMGDGATLRLVANLSDKDIAYSGNKAGAPIWGSAADRLPPWSVVWHLGG, from the coding sequence ATGAGACCATCCTTCGGGGCGAAGCCGACCAAGGACGGCGTGTCGTTCCGACTGTGGGCGCCGGGCGCACGCCGTGTCGATCTCCTGCTCGACCGACGACATGCCATGCAGCGCCGACAGGATGGCTGGTATGTCGCCGAGATCGGCGGCCTGCCCGTCGGCAGCCCCTACAAGTTCAGGATCGATGACGAGATCGACGTGCCCGATCCGGCGTCCGCATTCCAGCCCGAGGACGTGTTCGGCCCGAGCGAGGTGATCGATCACGACGGCTTCGCATGGCGCGCGAAAGATTGGCGCGGCCGCCCGTGGGAAGAGACGGTGCTGGTCGAGACGCATGTCGGCACCTTCACGCGCGAAGGCAGCTACCGTGCCATGATCGACAAGCTCGATCATCTCGTTGCGACCGGTATCACGGCGCTGGAGCTGATGCCGCTCGCCGATTTCGCGGGCCGCTGCGGCTGGGGCTATGACGGCGTGCTGTGGTACGCGCCCGACAGCGCCTATGGCCGCCCGGAAGATCTGAAGACGCTGATCGACGAGGCCCATCTGCGCGGGCTGATGGTGTTTCTGGACGTCGTCTACAATCATTTCGGTCCTGAAGGAAACTATCTCGGCCGTTATGCGCCAAGCTTTTTCACCGACGCGCATACGCCCTGGGGCAGCGCGATCGATTATCGCGTGCCGCAGGTCCGCGCCTTCGCGGTCGAGAACGCACTGTCCTGGCTCACCGACTACCGCTTCGACGGCTTGCGGCTCGATGCCGCCAACCACATCATGGCGATCCCCGGCGAGCAGTCGATGCTGCAGGACCTCAGCGTCGCCACCGGCGAGCTCGCCAGGGTCACGGGCCGCCGCATCCATCTCGTGCTGGAGAACGGCGACAATCGCGCCAGCCTGCTCGACGCCGCGCAGGAGCCGCCGGGCGGTAAATATCGTGCGCAGTGGAACGACGACTATCACCATGTCTGGCATGTGATGCTGACCGGCGAGCACGCCGGATATTATGCCGACTACCAGACCCCGCGCATGGATCTGGCCCGCGCGCTCGCGTCCGGCTTCGTCTACCAGGGCGAGATCTCGGAATTCTGGGGCAAGAAGCCGCGTGGCGAGGCGAGCGGCGCGCTGCCGCCGGCCACCTTCGTCAACTTCCTGCAAAATCACGACCAGATCGGCAACCGTCCGCTGGGCGACCGGCTCGAGAGCCTGGCATCGCCGAGAGCGATCGAGGCCGCGCTCGCGGTGACGCTGCTCGCGCCGATGGTGCCGATGCTGTTTCAAGGCGAGGAATGGGGCTCGCAGGTCCCCTTCCCGTTCTTCTGCGATTTCCAGGGCGGGCTCGCGGATGCCGTGCGCAAGGGCCGCAAGCAGGAATATGCCTGGGCGTATGCGAAATTCGGTGACGAGGTGCCGGATCCGCTCGATCCGGCAACGCCGCAATCGGCCGTGCTCGACTGGACCGGCCGCTCGCCGCAGCAGGAAGCGCGGCTTGGATTGGTGCGAGAGCTCCTCGCCCTTCGCCGCAAGGAGATCATGCCGCGGTTGAAGGGCGCGCGCTTCGGCGATGCCGAGGCAGTTGACAACGGACTGCTCACGGCGCACTGGCACATGGGCGACGGCGCCACGCTGCGCCTGGTCGCCAATCTCTCCGACAAGGACATCGCGTATTCCGGCAACAAGGCCGGCGCGCCGATCTGGGGCAGCGCGGCCGATCGGCTTCCACCATGGTCTGTGGTCTGGCATCTCGGAGGTTGA